Proteins from a genomic interval of Fundulus heteroclitus isolate FHET01 chromosome 21, MU-UCD_Fhet_4.1, whole genome shotgun sequence:
- the LOC118556950 gene encoding myoneurin-like has translation MAQVANHGRLLLQRLHQQREMDFLCDITIMVKDVEFRAHRNILAAFSDYFSVQAEKGEEFTTLDPEKVSRYSLEKLLEFVYTGHMNLSRYAVRPPPRER, from the coding sequence ATGGCTCAGGTCGCCAACCACGgacggctgctgctgcagcgcctGCACCAGCAGCGCGAGATGGACTTCCTGTGCGACATCACCATCATGGTGAAAGACGTGGAGTTCAGAGCGCACCGCAACATTCTGGCCGCCTTCAGCGACTATTTCTCTGTCCAGGCGGAAAAGGGCGAAGAGTTCACCACCCTGGACCCGGAGAAGGTGAGCCGCTACTCGCTGGAGAAGCTCCTGGAGTTCGTCTACACGGGACACATGAACCTCAGCAGGTACGCCGTCCGCCCGCCGCCACGGGAGAGATAA